Proteins from one Dromiciops gliroides isolate mDroGli1 chromosome 6, mDroGli1.pri, whole genome shotgun sequence genomic window:
- the HS3ST1 gene encoding heparan sulfate glucosamine 3-O-sulfotransferase 1, whose translation MTALVLGAVLLILQPQLVPSHPATSSKVEVPSEAGQKELLRKGSLKSDFQDGAPLNGSSQRLPQTIIIGVRKGGTRALLEMLSLHPGIAAAESEVHFFDWEDHYGNGLEWYLSQMPYSFPHQLTVEKTPAYFTSSKVPERVYNMNPSIRLLLILRDPSERVLSDYTQVFYNHVQKHKPYPSIEEFLIKDGELNVEYKAINRSLYYFHMQNWLQYFPLDHIHIVDGDQLIRDPFPEIEKVERFLKLSPQINASNFYFNKTKGFYCLRDSGRDRCLHESKGRAHPQVDPKLLNKLHEYFHEPNKKFFELVGRTFDWH comes from the coding sequence ATGACAGCACTTGTTCTGGGAGCAGTGCTGCTCATTCTCCAGCCACAGTTAGTGCCTTCTCATCCTGCCACCAGCTCTAAAGTGGAAGTCCCTTCAGAAGCTGGCCAGAAAGAGCTCTTAAGGAAAGGCTCTCTCAAGAGTGACTTCCAAGATGGTGCTCCTTTGAATGGATCTAGCCAGAGGCTCCCACAAACCATCATCATTGGTGTGAGGAAAGGTGGTACCCGAGCCCTCCTAGAGATGCTTAGCCTACACCCAGGGATAGCTGCTGCTGAAAGTGAAGTCCATTTCTTTGACTGGGAAGATCACTATGGAAATGGGCTTGAGTGGTACCTCAGCCAAATGCCCTACTCTTTCCCTCATCAGCTCACTGTGGAAAAAACCCCTGCGTACTTCACATCATCCAAAGTGCCTGAGAGAGTTTATAATATGAACCCATCCATCAGACTGCTCCTTATCCTGAGAGACCCCAGTGAGCGAGTTCTATCTGACTATACCCAAGTGTTTTATAACCACGTGCAAAAACACAAACCATACCCATCCATTGAAGAATTTCTCATCAAAGATGGTGAGCTCAATGTGGAATACAAGGCAATAAACCGGAGCCTCTATTATTTTCACATGCAAAACTGGCTTCAGTATTTTCCTCTGGATCACATTCACATTGTGGATGGGGATCAACTCATTAGAGACCCTTTCCCAGAAATAGAAAAAGTAGAAAGGTTTTTGAAGCTGTCTCCACAAATTAATGCTTCAAACTTctattttaataaaacaaaaggcTTTTATTGCCTAAGGGACAGTGGCAGGGACCGGTGTTTACATGAGTCAAAAGGACGAGCACACCCTCAAGTGGATCCCAAATTACTTAATAAACTGCATGAATATTTTCATGAGCCAAATAAGAAATTCTTTGAGCTTGTTGGCAGAACATTTGACTGGCACTAG